Genomic segment of Oncorhynchus kisutch isolate 150728-3 unplaced genomic scaffold, Okis_V2 Okis03b-Okis08b_hom, whole genome shotgun sequence:
ctgtatatagccatgttagtttctactccctgtatatagccatgttagtttctactccctgtatatagccctgttagtttctactccctgtatatagccatgttagtttctacttcctgtatatagccatgttagtttctacttcctgtatatagccatgttagtttctactccctgtatatagccatgtttgtttctacttcctgtatatggccatgtttgtttctactccctgtatatagccatgttagtttctactccctgtatatggccatgttagtttctactccctgtatatagccatgttagtttctacttcctgtatatagccatgtttgtttctacttcctgtatatagccatgttagtttctactccctgtatatagccatgttagtttctactccctgtatatagccatgttagtttctactccctgtatatggccatgttagtttctactccctgtatatagccatgttagtttctacttcctgtatatagccatgttagtttctacttcctgtatatagccatgttagtttctactccctgtatatagccatgtttgtttttacttcctgtatatggccatgttagtttctactccctgtatatagccatgttagtttctactccctgtatatggccatgttagtttctactccctgtatatagccctgttagtttctactccctgtatatagccatgttagtttctacttcctgtatatagccatgtttgtttctacttcctgtatatagccatgttagtttctacttcctgtatatagccatgttagtttctactccctgtatatagccatgtttgtttttacttcctgtatatggccatgttagtttctactccctgtatatagccatgttagtttctacttcctgtatatagccatgttagtttctacttcctgtatatagccatgttagtttctactccctgtatatagccatgtttgtttttacttcctgtatatggccatgttagtttctactccctgtatatagccatgttagtttctactccctgtatatggccatgttagtttctactccctgtatatagccctgttagtttctactccctgtatatagccatgttagtttctacttcctgtatatagccatgtttgtttctacttcctgtatatagccatgtttgtttctacttcctgtatatagccatgtttgtttctacttcctgtatatggccatgttagtttctactccctgtatatagccatgtttgtttctacttcctgtatatagccatgtttgtttctactccctgtatatagccatgtttgtttctacttcctgtatatagccatgtttgtttctacttcctgtatatagccatgtttgtttctacttcctgtatatagccatgttagtttctactccctgtatatggccatgttagtttctactccctgtatatagccctgttagtttctactccctgtatatagccatgttagtttctacttcctgtatatagccatgtttgtttctacttcctgtatatagccatgttagtttctacttcctgtatatagccatgtttgtttctacttcctgtatacagccatgttagtttctactccctgtatatagccatgtttgtttctacttcctgtatacagccatgttagtttctactccctgtatatagccatgtttgtttctacttcctgtatatagccatgttagtttctacttcctgtatatagccatgtttgtttctacttcctgtatacagccatgttagtttctactccctgtatatagccatgtttgtttctacttcctgtatatagccatgttagtttctactccctgtatatagccatgtttgtttctacttcctgtatacagccatgttagtttctactccctgtatatagccatgtttgtttctacttcctgtatatagccatgttagtttctactccctgtatatagccatgtttgtttctacttcctgtatacagccatgttagtttctactccctgtatatagccatgtttgtttctacttcctgtatacagccatgttagtttctacttcctgtatatagccatgtttgtttctactccctgtatatagccatgtttgtttctacttcctgtatacagccatgttattgttattcaccgtgtatttattcctcatgttgCTATTTCTATTTAATCCTTTATCTTTATCTTTGCGGTGTTGGTAAAGGACCAGGCAGGAAGCATTTCACTCttagtctacatctgttgtttacaaagcatgtgacaaatacacttttatTTGGTTAGTGCATTGCAACTCAGTATGAATCTCATTTgctagatttatttatttaacctttatttaacttggcaagtcagttaagaacaaattcttatttacaatgacggcctaccaaaagacaaAAGGCTTCCTGCGGTGACGGGTGCTGTGATTAAAAATactaaatataggacaaaacaaacatcatgacaagagagacaagactacataaagagagacctaagacaacagcacggcagcaacacaacataacacagtatggtagcaacacaaattgacaacatggtagcaacacaacatggcaccatcacaacatggtagcagcacaaaacatggtacaaacattattgggcacagacaacagcacaaagggcaagaaggtagagacaaccatACATCGCGCAAGTGTCCATGTTGTTGGACATTGGACATTGATGTTGGACATTCATTCCTTCTCAGAGAAAGGCACCCATAGATCCTGCTACAGCCTAGCATATTTCAGACAGGACAACATACaggaccttcagaaagtattcacaccccgtgactttttccacattttgttgtgttacagcctgaatttaaaatggattaaaatgagatgtttttgtcactggcctacacacaataatgtcaaagtgggattACATACAAGATACATGCGTCGTTCCTAACTCAGCTGCTggggaggaaggaaaccactcagggatttcaccatgaggccaacggtgactttaaaacagttacagagttgaatggctgtgataggagaaaacaacATTGTAGGTACgcaacaatactaacctaaatgacagagtgaaaagaaggaaatcTGTTCAGAATAagaaaatattccaaaacttacatcctgtttgcaacacggCACTAATGTCATACTGCAACATGTGGCAAAGCAAAACAACACAGTAAGGCATATATGTCCACACAAATATATTCAACTTATTCCACAAGAAACAATCAAAAGTCCAGTGGGATTGAACGTATGAGAGTAAGTTATCCATTCTGGTGAGTGAGGATGTCTCCATAGCTCCATAGCCTCATCAAGCTATCCATCAACATGATTTAGCTTTCAGCCTTTTTGCAGATGTCTTCAATACTATTGTGGATAATCATGCTCCCTTCAAAAAAATGAAGAGTTAAAGGTAGATGGAATGCCTGGTACACTCCAGAATGATCAGAAGTCATTTATAAAAGAGACGATGCTTGGGTCAAGACCAGGAACACAGGCTCAGGCCCGGCAAGCTTTAAGCAACTGAGGAACTATTGTGCAAGACAAATCAGCAAGGCTAAATGGGATTATGCAACTGCTCTTTGGGATTGTAATGGGAACCCGGGTAAATTCTGAAAAACTGTCAAATCCTGATTTTGGGACCTGTTCTATTCACTATTTACATTAACACCATTGGTCAATCTGTTAACTTCATTTCAATGTGGATGATACTATTATGTACACTATTGCCCCGACtagttttttaaaatttaactaggccagtcagttaagaacaaattcttttttacaatgacggcctaggaacagtgggttaactgccttgttcaagggcagaacaacagatttttaccttgtcagctcagggattcgatctagaaaccttccagttactagtccaacgctctaaccactaggctacctgccgtccctattGATCTGGCTGTGTCAAAACTAGTCCGATTTTATAGCTATGTAGGAATCCCTAGCTGATTTAAAACGTGTGCTTAATATGGACAAaactaaatacatgtttttaaacTCTCGTAAGAACGTTTCAGATGAActacatgttcactcattagatggttCTCTAATCGAACGTGTTCCGGCATATAAACAATAAGGCATTTGGATTGATATGGATTTGACGTTTTAAATTAACATAGATGAGCTGGTTAAGAAGCTAAGCGGTCTTTTTTTCTACAGAAAGCGATGGGGCCTTTCTCTCAGCAGTAGGAAGCAGATCATTCAGTCAACCTTTTTATCTGTTCTTGATTATGGTGATTATTTATCCAAATACAGTTGCTACTAGTCTTAAAGCTATGGATTCCATCTACCACGTTGCCCTTCGTTGTTATGGGCGACAGATTTGATACTCATCACAacactgcatcctgtatcaaaaggttgtCTGGACTTCGCTAAAGACTCGTAGGTCTCTACATCACAACCTTTTTGTTTACAAGGTCCTGCTTCATAAACTTCCGTCTTATCGAACTTTTCTTTTGAAGTATAGACACCCGAGTTGCCTAACCCGTTACTCGACGTTCCTAGGGTCTCCACCGAACTAGGTAAATCTGATTTTAGCTTAAATGCACCATATTGcccccaaaaatataaatacatttcattttgaTGTTCTGGTGCTGTTTGAGGCAATTTAATGTATTGATTGGGGACTTGTGGAGGAATGTAACTTTTTCTGAATGATTTGTGATGTTTTAATAGTGCTTAACATGACTGCGTTTTGTATTGTAATAtattgtgtataatgtgtatatttatattgtattttacagGGCACATCTGGAAAAGAAACCTAGGCCTCAATTTCTTCCCAGttaaaataaaaggtaaaaaaaaaaagataggtGCATGATTAGCCCATAttgctgtcctgcctgagcatttccaaatgtaacaagtacatttgtgtgtcagggaaaatgtatggagtaaaatgtacattattttctttagaaatgtagtggagtaaaagttgtcaaaaatataaatagtaaagtacagataccaccaaaagaaaaacacaagtagtacttaagtactttacaccactgtgtatACCAACTCATTCATATGTCACTGCTTATTGTATGTCCTAACGCACAGCCATTGTTCAGGAAATCTCTTCTCCAGAAGACGTCTTAATGCACAGCTCTTTTGTCTGGGAAAAGGTCTTAAGACCCAGGTTAGGACGTTGCCCCATCTTGATCCTCCAACCAGAAGACCAGGTTAGGACCGTTGCCCCATCTTTCCTGTATGATCCTCCAACCAGAAGACCAGGTTAGGACGTTGCCCCATCTTCCCTGTATGATCCTCCAACCAGAAGACCAGATAGGACGTTGCCCCATCTTCCCTGTATGATCCTCCAACCAGAAGACCAGGTTAGGACGTTGCCCCATCTTCCCTGTATGATCCTCCAACCAGAAGACCAGGTTAGGACGTTGCCCCATCTTCCCTGTATGATCCTCCAACCAGAAGACCAGGTTAGGACGTTGCCCCATCTTTCCTGTATGATCCTCCAACCAGAAGACCAGGTTAGGACGTTGCCCCATCTTCCCTGTATGATCCTCCAACCAGAAGACCAGGTTAGGACGTTGCCCCATCTTCCCTGTATGATCCTCCAACCAGAAGACCAGGGAAATGCCAGTGATCCTAACTCTCGTCATCCAGGATGTACAATAAGTTGATAGGTAGTTCTGCGTGTGGTCATCTCCTGCCTACAGATGGTCCTGCCCCTGCCCTCGCTGTGTTTTGTAGAAAGCGCTAAAAGGGATTCATTTGATTGAGTATCTCTCTGTCCTACATCACTCTCTGTCCCCTTCCTAATCTCCAACAGAAATACACTTCTATTAACATCTTATTTGAATTTGCTTCTTTTATGCCAACATAAAGTTGTAATAAACATGACTTTGAGCTTGACATAAATATCATAAACTGTAATAGCATGTTATGATAATTAACGAGACTTTGTCGGTCTCCACTACAAAGCTGTCACAAAGAACGATGCACTGAAACCAAAGTCATGTTTATTACAACCTAATGTAGGCACCATAAGACATTTTGAAATCCTATCTATGTAGAGCAGTACAGTAGCCTGCGACACATTGCTGGATCAGTGATGGAACACAGAGCTTGGGACTAGAACGTTCTGTCTGCAAATAGATGATTGTGAGATCGGCTTTAAAGTTCTGAACCCTCATTGGTTTAAATGGTGTCAGCCATTTTTTTTGTTGATCTTAtattcttttgaacttaacaTGAATTGGGGGTATTTAGAGGAatatataggtagagaacattgaacagaataAGGCTAATGTCAATAACTCAATTTTGACAAAAATGCAGATAAAACCCATACAGCCCCAAGCTCTCGACTTGTTGCAGGAAACCTTGGTGTTCATCGCCACCAACATCCAGTCCATCACTCAACAGCTACAGCAAAGAAAAGCCTTTTGGAGTTGGAGATAAAACCCACAACTGAGCCGTACACTTTCCCATGATGTTGGTCATGACTGAACCCAATGCAATGATCCTGTGTGATACAACAACTCAGGGAAATGGCAAACTGATACTTTGTACTGATAACGTTGGTGGCGATTGACCTCGTCACTTGGAACGTTAAAAGTGTCCTCACAGCGAGGCCTCGGGCCCTCTGGGCTGCAAGGCCGCTCCCTCGCGCCTTAGGGCAGTGTCGAAGCGCGGCGTCACCTCGCAGCGCACCAGCAGCGTGTCGTCGTGCACAAACCCCCGCTGTGGTAGCTCCATCAAGTGCAGAAAGGTGACGTAGCCAAAGCCCTTGGGGTTCCTCTGGATGGTGGGCCTCTGGAATGCCTGCAGGTCGGGCTTGGTCTCCATCACCTCCACATGGTGCTGGCCCTCAGGCCCCTGGTCCAGCACGGCCAGCCGGATGGTGCCTTGGAAGGGCCACGACAGCTGCCCATCAAATTCACCCTGCATGGTGTGAACGAACAGTGAGATGTAGTTGGAGCAGCGCTGTGCCGAGGGCGTTTGGAGGTGGAGGCGCAGACACAGCTTGTAGCCCGGCCGGCCCGTGTAGAAGCCCGGGCTATGCACCACAACAGGCTGTCCGGCAGCCTGGGTACGTAGGTAGCCCGAGAAGCCCTCCAAGGGCCACACGTACACACCCTGGCACTGCTTGGCCTCCAGCTCCTTTAGGTTCTCCTCCAGCGAGGTGACCTTGCGACGGAGCTCCGCCACCAGCCCCGCCTGGGGGAATAATGATAATAGAAAACAAAATGGTTGTTTAGTTGTAGACGTTTTTCATTCAAACAAGTGAATTCAACGTCACAAATGAGAGAACGAATTTGTTATCTGTTCCACCTGAATGCTCAGCTCACGTAGCTGGTGGTCCTGCCGTACTAGTCGTCCCTCCAGCTGCTGGGTGGTCTCCCGCATGGTCTGCAGTTCCCCGCAGCACTGGCAGGGGGCGCCACTGCTGCTAGCTCCTGGGTGTGCCCCCAGCTCTGCGGCGGCAGCCCCTCGGTCCTCAGAAGAAGGTGGCTGGGTGTACCCGGTAAGGCTGTGCCTGTGCAGGTACTCAGCCATGCAGCGCATGTGCATCTGAGTGAACTCCTGCATGTGCTGCGCCAGGTCATTGCGCTGCATCTGGAATAGCACATAAAGACTTGAAAAAAGAGCCACTGTGTTGAACCAAGGTGGTAAGTGGAAGCCTTGTCCGGTTTAAAAACCCTCTTTGTTAGACCTGAAAGTATCGGCTGGACGGGAGTAGATGTGGAAACTCTACCTAGTCCTGCCAGAGGCCACGAGAAGTGGATCTTTGCTATCTCGGCCTTGGGTAATGGGGTTTGTTTTTGACAAGGCAAAGTAGTCACAGAACATAGGTGGTAAATGACTCAGAAAGTGTTGAGGTTGACTCTAACTCAGTGACCTACCATCTCTCGACATCCAAAAGTGCTGAAGGTACAGGCAATCGGAGCCTTCGGACAGTCTGTGTCATAGTGAGATTCCAACTGAAACAAAAACACCACCGAGTCAGATCCTACATCGCTTGACCTGTGTAGAAGCTTGTTACAAAGAGATACTTTTTCCAGAGGAAAGGTAGGCAACCTATCTGTGTCCAAGGGCTAGCATTGCGGTCCATTGCCGCCCAGCAAAGTTTAGCAGTCCAATATCATTCATGAAAGATTGAGTTAAACATAGGTTTGTGTGGGCCGCAAGCAGATGTGAACTGGACCAAAATCTGCCCGTGAGCCACACGTTGGAGACTCCTGCTTTACACCATCATCAtttcataggtttagtaatcaggactactgctctacaccaccatcatctcataggtttagtaatcaggactattGCTCGACACCATCATCATCTcctaggtttagtaatcaggactactgctctacaccaccatcatcatctcataggtttagtaatcaggactactgctctacaccatcatctcataggtttagtaatcaggactactgctctacaccatcatcatctcataggtttagtaatcaggactactgctctacaccatcatctcataggtttagtaatcaggactactgctctacaccatcatctcataggtttagtaatcaggactactgctctacaccaccaccaccatcatcatctcataggtttagtaatcaggactactgctctacaccaccaccatcatcatctcataggtttagtaatcaggactactgctctacaccaccaccatcatcatctcataggtttagtaatcaggactactgctctacaccatcatcatctcataggtttagtaatcaggactactgctctacacctccatcatcatctcataggtttagtaatcaggactactgctctacacctccatcatcatctcataggtttagtaatcaggactactgctctacacctccatcatcatctcataggtttagtaatcaggactactgctctacacctccatcatcatctcataggtttagtaatcaggactactgctctacacctccatcatcatctcataggtttagtaatcaggactactgctctacacctccatcatcatctcataggtttagtaatcaggactactgctctacacctccatcatcatctcataggtttagtaatcaggactactgctctacacctccatcatcatctcataggtttagtaatcaggactactgctctacacctccatcatcatctcataggtttagtaatcaggactactgctctacacctccatcatcatctcataggtttagtaatcaggactactgctctacacctccatcatcatctcataggtttagtaatcaggactactgctctacacctccatcatcatctcataggtttagtaatcaggactactgctctacacctccatcatcatctcataggtttagtaatcaggactactgctctacacctccatcatcatctcataggtttagtaatcaggactactgctctacaccaccaccaccatcatcatctcataggtttagtaatcaggactactgctctacaccaccaccatcatcatctcataggtttagtaatcaggactactgctctacaccaccaccatcatcatctcataggtttagtaatcaggactactgctctacaccatcatcatcatctcataggtttagtaatcaggactactgctctacacctccatcatcatctcataggtttagtaatcaggactactgctctacacctccatcatcatctcataggtttagtaatcaggactactgctctacacctccatcatcatctcataggtttagtaatcaggactactgctctacaccatcatcatctcataggtttagtaatcaggactactgctctacacctccatcatcatctcataggtttagtaatcaggactactgctctacacctccatcatcatctcataggtttagtaatcaggactactgctctacacctccatcatcatctcataggtttagtaatcaggactactgctctacaccatcatcatctcataggtttagtaatcaggactactgctctacacctccatcatcatctcataggtttagtaatcaggactactgctctacacctccatcatcatctcataggtttagtaatcaggactactgctctacacctccatcatcatctcataggtttagtaatcaggactactgctctacaccaccatcatcatctcataggtttagtaatcaggactactgctctacaccatcatctcataggtttagtaatcaggactactgctctacaccatcatctcataggtttagtaatcaggactactgctctacaccatcatctcataggtttagtaatcaggactactgctctacaccaccatcatcatctcataggtttagtaatcaggactactgctctacacctccatcatcatctcataggtttagtaatcaggactactgctctacacctccatcatcatctcataggtttagtaatcaggactactgctctacacctccatcatcatctcataggtttagtaatcaggactactgctctacaccaccatcatcatctcataggtttagtaatcaggactactgctctacaccaccatcatcatcatctcataggtttagtaatcaggactactgctctacacctccatcatcatctcataggtttagtaatcaggactactgctctacaccaccatcatcatctcataggtttagtaatcaggactactgctctacacctccatcatcatctcataggtttagtaatcaggactactgctctacaccaccatcatcatctcataggtttagtaatcaggactactgctctac
This window contains:
- the LOC109877755 gene encoding TNF receptor-associated factor 6, which codes for MSCFESDKSSLENDEACCGGAAASQLSNCALAMLEKESSDSALSPTESTPTSLQGGAPLQGYDVEFDPPLESKYECPICLMALRAAVQTPCGHRFCRSCIEKSIRDTGQRCPVDNEVLREDQLFPDNFAKREILSLTVRCTNVGCTDKMELRRLDGHVTKCEFATVPCPLCQDAVWKSQLEMHQSQHCQRRPVSCPDCVESFVYEDSKIHESLCPFANVVCQYCGMELIRDQLESHYDTDCPKAPIACTFSTFGCREMMQRNDLAQHMQEFTQMHMRCMAEYLHRHSLTGYTQPPSSEDRGAAAAELGAHPGASSSGAPCQCCGELQTMRETTQQLEGRLVRQDHQLRELSIQAGLVAELRRKVTSLEENLKELEAKQCQGVYVWPLEGFSGYLRTQAAGQPVVVHSPGFYTGRPGYKLCLRLHLQTPSAQRCSNYISLFVHTMQGEFDGQLSWPFQGTIRLAVLDQGPEGQHHVEVMETKPDLQAFQRPTIQRNPKGFGYVTFLHLMELPQRGFVHDDTLLVRCEVTPRFDTALRREGAALQPRGPEASL